A DNA window from Salvelinus namaycush isolate Seneca chromosome 30, SaNama_1.0, whole genome shotgun sequence contains the following coding sequences:
- the sdr42e1 gene encoding short-chain dehydrogenase/reductase family 42E member 1 isoform X1 has product MLDKRLGCYVITPSEMEKARICTFLITGGSGYFGFRLACSLHKKGAKVILFDMSPPSLEVPKGIVFLKGDIREYAQVEKAVTGMDCVFHIASYGMSGREQLNRKLIEEVNVQGTEHVLMACVEAGVSRLIYTSTFNVVFGGQVIEGGDESLPYLPLHLHPDHYSRTKSVAEMAVMKASGTELKDGTGVLRACALRPAGIYGPGEQRHLPRIVGYIEKGIFRFVYGDPRSLVEFVHVDNLVSAHELAAEALTSEHQHRSAGQAYFISDGRPVNNFEFFRPLVEGLGYSFPKLRLPLSLIYFVAFLTEMIHHLIGPIYNFQPLLTRTEVYKTGVTHYFSMAKAKAELGYEPQEYNLEEVVQWFKSRGHGRKPRSSRLQRLILDGLLLAALVALALSYLPVVGS; this is encoded by the exons ATGCTGGACAAACGATTAGGTTGCTACGTCATAACGCCAAG TGAAATGGAAAAGGCGCGAATATGCACGTTTTTGATTACCGGTGGCAGTGGATACTTTGGTTTCCG CCTTGCCTGCTCACTACATAAAAAGGGAGCTAAAGTCATTCTGTTTGATATGAGCCCACCCAGCCTAGAGGTTCCAAAGGGCATTGTGTTCCTAAAGGGAGATATTCGTGAATATGCTCAGGTGGAGAAGGCGGTCACTGGCATGGACTGTGTTTTCCACATCGCCTCCTACGGCATGTCTGGCAGGGAGCAGCTGAACAGGAAGCTGATTGAAGAGGTGAATGTCCAGGGCACAGAGCATGTCCTCATGGCCTGTGTAGAGGCTGGAGTTTCCAGGCTCATCTACACTAGCACCTTCAATGTAGTGTTCGGGGGCCAAGTCATTGAGGGTGGTGACGAAAGCCTCCCCTACCtacctctccatctccaccctgACCACTACTCCAGAACCAAGTCGGTAGCTGAGATGGCCGTGATGAAAGCCAGTGGTACAGAGCTGAAAGATGGGACAGGTGTGTTGAGGGCCTGTGCTCTGCGTCCAGCCGGTATATACGGGCCTGGCGAGCAGAGGCACCTGCCCAGGATCGTTGGGTACATAGAGAAGGGGATATTCAGGTTTGTGTATGGCGATCCGAGAAGTTTAGTGGAGTTTGTCCATGTAGACAACCTGGTGTCTGCACACGAACTGGCTGCAGAGGCTCTGACGTCAGAGCACCAGCACCGCTCTGCTGGACAGGCATACTTCATCTCAGACGGAAGACCTGTCAACAACTTTGAGTTCTTCAGACCTCTGGTGGAGGGTTTGGGTTACTCTTTCCCCAAACTACgtctaccactctctctcatttACTTTGTTGCATTCCTCACTGAGATGATTCACCATCTCATCGGCCCGATCTATAACTTCCAGCCTCTGCTCACACGCACAGAGGTGTATAAGACCGGCGTGACGCATTACTTCAGCATGGCGAAGGCCAAGGCCGAGCTGGGTTATGAGCCCCAGGAGTATAACCTGGAGGAGGTTGTGCAGTGGTTCAAGAGTAGAGGTCACGGAAGAAAACCTAGGAGTTCACGTCTACAGCGACTGATACTAGATGGTCTTCTATTAGCAGCTCTAGTAGCTCTGGCCCTCTCATACCTCCCAGTGGTTGGCAGTTAA
- the sdr42e1 gene encoding short-chain dehydrogenase/reductase family 42E member 1 isoform X2 → MEKARICTFLITGGSGYFGFRLACSLHKKGAKVILFDMSPPSLEVPKGIVFLKGDIREYAQVEKAVTGMDCVFHIASYGMSGREQLNRKLIEEVNVQGTEHVLMACVEAGVSRLIYTSTFNVVFGGQVIEGGDESLPYLPLHLHPDHYSRTKSVAEMAVMKASGTELKDGTGVLRACALRPAGIYGPGEQRHLPRIVGYIEKGIFRFVYGDPRSLVEFVHVDNLVSAHELAAEALTSEHQHRSAGQAYFISDGRPVNNFEFFRPLVEGLGYSFPKLRLPLSLIYFVAFLTEMIHHLIGPIYNFQPLLTRTEVYKTGVTHYFSMAKAKAELGYEPQEYNLEEVVQWFKSRGHGRKPRSSRLQRLILDGLLLAALVALALSYLPVVGS, encoded by the exons ATGGAAAAGGCGCGAATATGCACGTTTTTGATTACCGGTGGCAGTGGATACTTTGGTTTCCG CCTTGCCTGCTCACTACATAAAAAGGGAGCTAAAGTCATTCTGTTTGATATGAGCCCACCCAGCCTAGAGGTTCCAAAGGGCATTGTGTTCCTAAAGGGAGATATTCGTGAATATGCTCAGGTGGAGAAGGCGGTCACTGGCATGGACTGTGTTTTCCACATCGCCTCCTACGGCATGTCTGGCAGGGAGCAGCTGAACAGGAAGCTGATTGAAGAGGTGAATGTCCAGGGCACAGAGCATGTCCTCATGGCCTGTGTAGAGGCTGGAGTTTCCAGGCTCATCTACACTAGCACCTTCAATGTAGTGTTCGGGGGCCAAGTCATTGAGGGTGGTGACGAAAGCCTCCCCTACCtacctctccatctccaccctgACCACTACTCCAGAACCAAGTCGGTAGCTGAGATGGCCGTGATGAAAGCCAGTGGTACAGAGCTGAAAGATGGGACAGGTGTGTTGAGGGCCTGTGCTCTGCGTCCAGCCGGTATATACGGGCCTGGCGAGCAGAGGCACCTGCCCAGGATCGTTGGGTACATAGAGAAGGGGATATTCAGGTTTGTGTATGGCGATCCGAGAAGTTTAGTGGAGTTTGTCCATGTAGACAACCTGGTGTCTGCACACGAACTGGCTGCAGAGGCTCTGACGTCAGAGCACCAGCACCGCTCTGCTGGACAGGCATACTTCATCTCAGACGGAAGACCTGTCAACAACTTTGAGTTCTTCAGACCTCTGGTGGAGGGTTTGGGTTACTCTTTCCCCAAACTACgtctaccactctctctcatttACTTTGTTGCATTCCTCACTGAGATGATTCACCATCTCATCGGCCCGATCTATAACTTCCAGCCTCTGCTCACACGCACAGAGGTGTATAAGACCGGCGTGACGCATTACTTCAGCATGGCGAAGGCCAAGGCCGAGCTGGGTTATGAGCCCCAGGAGTATAACCTGGAGGAGGTTGTGCAGTGGTTCAAGAGTAGAGGTCACGGAAGAAAACCTAGGAGTTCACGTCTACAGCGACTGATACTAGATGGTCTTCTATTAGCAGCTCTAGTAGCTCTGGCCCTCTCATACCTCCCAGTGGTTGGCAGTTAA